From Cellulomonas oligotrophica, a single genomic window includes:
- a CDS encoding DUF3145 domain-containing protein, whose translation MAGGLTRGVLFVHSAPRALCPHVEWAAGNVLDARVSMDWTAQPAGPGFYRAEHSWQGPAGTGARLASGLRGWAHLRYEVTEEPSAGVDGSRWSHTPELGIFHAQTDVHGNVVVPEDRIRAALEHAGDAQRLRAELDLALGQAWDDELEPFRYAGAGAPVRWLHRVG comes from the coding sequence ATGGCTGGTGGACTCACCCGCGGTGTACTTTTCGTGCACTCGGCGCCCCGTGCGCTCTGCCCCCACGTCGAGTGGGCGGCGGGCAACGTGCTGGACGCCCGCGTGAGCATGGACTGGACCGCGCAGCCCGCCGGTCCGGGGTTCTACCGGGCCGAGCACTCGTGGCAGGGTCCCGCGGGCACCGGCGCGCGCCTGGCGTCCGGGCTGCGCGGCTGGGCGCACCTCCGGTACGAGGTCACCGAGGAGCCGAGCGCCGGCGTCGACGGCTCGCGCTGGAGCCACACGCCCGAGCTGGGGATCTTCCACGCCCAGACGGACGTGCACGGCAACGTCGTGGTGCCCGAGGACCGCATCCGTGCGGCGCTCGAGCACGCCGGTGACGCCCAGCGGCTGCGCGCCGAGCTGGACCTCGCGCTCGGCCAGGCGTGGGACGACGAGCTCGAGCCGTTCCGGTATGCGGGTGCGGGTGCACCCGTGCGGTGGCTGCACCGCGTCGGCTGA
- a CDS encoding FAD:protein FMN transferase, whose amino-acid sequence MRPPEATFDAIGTRWRITTPEPLADRVLARVHAVIDAYDRTWSRFRDDSVVAAMAREPGTYVLPDHAAALLDHYDVLAACTDGAVTPLVGRSLERLGYDAAYTLRPVGDPVPAAAPAAVSRDGHVLHVHEPVLLDVGAAGKGQLVDLVGDELLACGIGTHTVDAGGDVLHRGPTPLRVALQQPGHPTRAIGVVEVRDGAVCGSAVDRRTWGDGLHHVLDARTGAPVRDVVATWALAPTAMVADGLATALFLTDPDRLQARYAHTYVQLHADGHARYALALPGELCA is encoded by the coding sequence ATGCGGCCGCCTGAGGCCACGTTCGACGCGATCGGCACCCGGTGGCGGATCACGACGCCGGAGCCGCTCGCAGACCGGGTCCTGGCCCGGGTGCACGCCGTGATCGACGCGTACGACCGCACGTGGTCGCGGTTCCGTGACGACTCCGTCGTGGCCGCGATGGCCCGCGAGCCCGGCACGTACGTGCTGCCGGACCACGCGGCCGCCCTGCTCGACCACTACGACGTCCTCGCGGCGTGCACCGACGGCGCGGTGACCCCGCTCGTCGGCCGCAGCCTGGAGCGTCTCGGCTACGACGCGGCGTACACCCTGCGCCCGGTCGGCGACCCGGTGCCCGCCGCGGCGCCGGCCGCCGTGAGCCGTGACGGGCACGTGCTGCACGTGCACGAGCCCGTGCTGCTCGACGTCGGCGCCGCCGGCAAGGGGCAGCTCGTCGACCTCGTCGGCGACGAGCTGCTCGCCTGCGGCATCGGGACGCACACGGTCGACGCCGGTGGCGACGTCCTGCACCGCGGGCCGACGCCCCTGCGGGTGGCCCTGCAGCAGCCGGGGCATCCGACGCGTGCGATCGGCGTCGTCGAGGTGCGTGACGGCGCCGTCTGCGGGTCCGCCGTCGACCGGCGCACCTGGGGCGACGGCCTGCACCACGTGCTCGACGCGCGCACCGGGGCACCGGTCCGCGACGTCGTGGCCACGTGGGCGCTCGCCCCCACCGCGATGGTCGCCGACGGCCTCGCCACGGCGCTGTTCCTCACCGACCCCGACCGTCTCCAGGCGCGCTACGCGCACACCTACGTCCAGCTGCACGCCGACGGCCACGCGCGCTACGCGCTGGCCCTGCCCGGGGAGCTCTGCGCATGA
- a CDS encoding FAD-dependent oxidoreductase, protein MSHVDGLLGRLSMYRLVTLALAATVLAALVGALTGAVGVDPWGILASTAVAVGATAAVSAAGGRLVRRPAHLESSVITGLILVLLFQPSLEPSALATVAGAGAVAGASKYLVAVRGRHVVNPAAFGALVAGVVGWPLLGTFGAFWWVATPFLLPVVAVVGLAVVQRTRHVAPVVAYLVTGVVVVLQQQVALGTAPGDALWSALAQYPLVFAATIMLTEPLTLAPRRGQQIGLAVLAALLAFVPFHLGPVSNTPELGLVVANVVAFVLGQRGGVRLQVAAHTAVGGGAHEVLLRPAHPVRWRPGQWVELHVPHRADGRGERRTFSIVGAPADGPAADALAVAFTVPAEPSSFKQTLAALPVGSTVHATGVGGDLLLPRSTATPLLLVAGGIGVTPFVPMLEAGTHPDTVLVLVLRTHDAPPYLERLAATGVRTLVVGPSAGGPHDPDGAGWELPDGWHRIGVRLTAEDLADAVPDADQRRAYASGSPAMLAGTVPVLRAVGVRRVRRDVFSGYTGGRRRPVTRGRADAQGQTEVTTSATL, encoded by the coding sequence ATGAGCCACGTCGACGGCCTTCTCGGCCGCCTGAGCATGTACCGCCTCGTCACCCTCGCCCTGGCGGCGACCGTCCTGGCCGCGCTCGTCGGTGCCCTCACCGGCGCCGTCGGGGTCGACCCGTGGGGCATCCTCGCCAGCACGGCCGTCGCGGTCGGGGCCACGGCCGCCGTCTCCGCCGCCGGAGGGCGCCTCGTGCGCCGCCCCGCGCACCTGGAGTCGTCCGTCATCACCGGCCTGATCCTCGTGCTGCTCTTCCAGCCGTCGCTGGAGCCGTCGGCGCTCGCGACCGTCGCGGGGGCGGGCGCGGTCGCCGGGGCGTCCAAGTACCTCGTGGCGGTGCGCGGGCGTCACGTGGTGAACCCGGCGGCGTTCGGCGCGCTCGTCGCAGGCGTCGTCGGGTGGCCGCTGCTGGGCACCTTCGGTGCGTTCTGGTGGGTCGCCACGCCCTTCCTGCTGCCCGTCGTGGCGGTCGTCGGGCTCGCCGTGGTGCAGCGCACGCGGCACGTGGCCCCCGTCGTGGCGTACCTGGTCACCGGGGTGGTGGTCGTGCTGCAGCAGCAGGTCGCGCTGGGTACGGCGCCCGGCGACGCGCTGTGGTCCGCGCTCGCGCAGTACCCGCTGGTGTTCGCCGCGACGATCATGCTCACCGAGCCGCTGACCCTCGCGCCGCGCCGCGGCCAGCAGATCGGCCTCGCGGTGCTCGCGGCGCTCCTGGCGTTCGTGCCGTTCCACCTCGGCCCCGTGTCGAACACGCCCGAGCTGGGGCTGGTCGTCGCGAACGTCGTCGCCTTCGTGCTCGGCCAGCGCGGCGGCGTCCGGCTGCAGGTCGCCGCGCACACCGCCGTGGGCGGCGGGGCGCACGAGGTCCTGCTGCGCCCCGCGCACCCCGTGCGCTGGCGGCCCGGCCAGTGGGTCGAGCTGCACGTCCCGCACCGCGCGGACGGCCGCGGCGAGCGGCGCACCTTCTCGATCGTGGGTGCCCCGGCCGACGGCCCCGCGGCCGACGCCCTCGCAGTCGCCTTCACCGTCCCGGCGGAGCCGAGCTCGTTCAAGCAGACCCTCGCCGCGCTGCCCGTGGGCTCCACGGTCCACGCCACCGGTGTCGGCGGCGACCTGCTGCTGCCGCGGAGCACGGCCACGCCGCTGCTCCTGGTGGCCGGGGGCATCGGGGTCACGCCGTTCGTGCCGATGCTCGAGGCCGGCACGCACCCGGACACGGTCCTCGTCCTCGTGCTGCGCACCCACGACGCCCCGCCGTACCTCGAGCGGCTCGCCGCGACGGGCGTGCGGACGCTCGTGGTCGGGCCGAGCGCCGGGGGACCGCACGACCCGGACGGCGCCGGCTGGGAGCTGCCCGACGGGTGGCACCGCATCGGCGTGCGGCTGACGGCCGAGGACCTCGCCGACGCGGTGCCCGACGCCGACCAGCGGCGCGCCTACGCCTCGGGGTCGCCCGCCATGCTGGCCGGCACCGTGCCCGTGCTGCGGGCCGTCGGTGTCCGCCGTGTGCGCCGCGACGTGTTCAGCGGCTACACCGGCGGACGCCGACGCCCGGTCACGCGGGGCCGTGCGGACGCGCAGGGTCAGACGGAGGTGACGACCAGCGCGACGTTGTGA
- a CDS encoding FMN-binding protein: MRPTTRRRSFALLSGIAAATVLAGCATSAATETDAGTDDSSTQTATDEAGTDDTADGTAEDTADDDAAATGSAYTDGTYDATGSYTSPGGPETVAVSLTLADGVVTAVEVTPEATNATSRQYQTQFASGIADEVVGVAIDDLDVTTVSGSSLTSGGFMDAVAQISADAAA; the protein is encoded by the coding sequence ATGCGCCCGACCACCCGCCGCCGCTCCTTCGCCCTGCTGTCCGGGATCGCCGCCGCCACCGTCCTCGCCGGCTGCGCCACCAGCGCCGCCACCGAGACGGACGCCGGCACCGACGACAGCTCGACGCAGACCGCGACCGACGAGGCAGGCACCGACGATACCGCGGACGGCACGGCCGAGGACACCGCCGACGACGACGCGGCCGCGACCGGCTCGGCGTACACGGACGGGACCTACGACGCCACCGGCAGCTACACCTCGCCCGGGGGGCCCGAGACCGTCGCGGTGAGCCTCACGCTCGCCGACGGCGTCGTCACCGCCGTCGAGGTCACGCCCGAGGCCACCAACGCCACGTCCCGGCAGTACCAGACGCAGTTCGCTTCCGGGATCGCCGACGAGGTCGTGGGCGTCGCGATCGACGACCTCGACGTCACGACCGTCTCCGGCTCCTCGCTGACCAGCGGCGGGTTCATGGACGCCGTCGCCCAGATCTCCGCCGATGCGGCCGCCTGA